In Amaranthus tricolor cultivar Red isolate AtriRed21 chromosome 3, ASM2621246v1, whole genome shotgun sequence, a single window of DNA contains:
- the LOC130807383 gene encoding probable polyol transporter 3 produces the protein MENCQLSRVEEPKKLNKCACASAMIASTISIIFGYDTGVMSGAMIFIKEDLKINDTQIELLAGILNLCALIGSLTAGKTSDYIGRRYTIILASILFLMGSLLMGYGLNYPILMAGRCIAGLGVGFALMIVPIYTAEISSAAHRGKLSSLPEFCISLGILLGYVSNYLLGKLSLRIGWRVMLGVAAIPSLFIIFGVVRMPESPRWLVMKGRFEDAKSVLFLVSNSKNEAETRLEEIRMTADIRSSRSQRSKMKVSCWDELRFKPILAARWTLFVAVGIHFFEHATGVEAVVLYSPRIFKISGIRNKNKLLLANVGLGVTKTLFILVATFLLDKVGRRPLLLISTAGVISALTALGVGLTVVEHSKTQPSWAIALSISATYIYIAFFSIGISPITWVYTSEIFPLKVRAVGAGIAVAVNRSMNAAVSMSFISIYKTITIGGTFLMFGGLGVMAWLFFYFFLPETKGRSLEEIETMFSKKNQPRGQ, from the exons ATGGAGAACTGTCAACTTAGCAGAGTAGAAGAGCCCAAGAAACTAAACAAATGTGCCTGTGCATCTGCTATGATTGCCTCCACAATTTCCATTATTTTCGGTTATG ATACCGGAGTAATGAGTGGAGCAATGATATTCATCAAAGAGGACCTCAAGATTAATGACACTCAAATAGAATTACTAGCAGGAATCCTCAACTTATGTGCATTAATAGGATCCTTAACAGCAGGCAAAACATCTGACTACATTGGTCGAAGATACACAATCATCCTAGCATCCATACTCTTCTTAATGGGATCACTCTTAATGGGATATGGCCTGAATTATCCAATCTTAATGGCCGGGAGGTGTATCGCTGGTCTTGGGGTCGGCTTTGCACTCATGATAGTTCCCATCTACACTGCTGAGATCTCTTCTGCTGCACATCGAGGGAAACTCTCATCTTTACCCGAATTTTGTATTAGTCTAGGCATCTTGTTGGGTTATGTCTCGAATTACTTGTTAGGTAAACTATCGTTGAGAATAGGGTGGCGGGTAATGCTTGGTGTTGCAGCCATTCCATCGCTGTTCATAATCTTTGGTGTCGTACGAATGCCTGAGTCGCCTAGATGGCTTGTCATGAAAGGTCGGTTTGAAGATGCTAAATCTGTTCTTTTTTTGGTGTCGAACTCTAAAAACGAGGCTGAAACTAGACTCGAGGAGATAAGAATGACAGCAGATATTCGTTCAAGTCGTAGCCAAAGGTCGAAAATGAAGGTAtcgtgttgggatgagttacgGTTTAAGCCCATCTTAGCAGCCCGTTGGACTCTATTTGTTGCAGTTGGTATACATTTCTTTGAACATGCAACGGGTGTAGAAGCTGTCGTACTTTACAGCCCTCGTATCTTTAAGATTTCCGGTATCAGGAACAAAAATAAGCTATTGCTTGCAAATGTTGGGTTAGGAGTAACGAAAACGCTCTTTATTTTAGTAGCCACATTCTTGTTAGATAAAGTTGGTAGACGACCATTGTTGTTGATCAGCACAGCAGGGGTAATAAGCGCGCTTACTGCACTAGGAGTGGGGTTAACTGTTGTTGAGCATTCGAAAACTCAACCCTCATGGGCTATAGCACTGTCTATTTCGGCTACATACATTTATATTGCATTTTTCTCGATTGGGATTTCTCCAATTACATGGGTTTATACATCAGAGATATTTCCGCTCAAAGTCAGAGCAGTCGGTGCAGGCATTGCTGTCGCTGTGAATAGGTCTATGAATGCGGCCGTTTCAATGAGTTTCATATCCATCTATAAGACAATTACCATTGGTGGCACTTTCTTAATGTTTGGTGGGCTAGGTGTTATGGCTTGGTTGTTCTTTTACTTCTTTTTGCCTGAGACAAAGGGTCGATCTTTGGAAGAAATCGAGACCATGTTTAGCAAGAAAAATCAACCTAGAGGGCAATGA
- the LOC130807384 gene encoding uncharacterized protein LOC130807384 yields the protein MSDQDQSFQRRWEFRRAEHDVDSSSEDHHSRPSSISEPKLMNKFSEDNTKQAMLSPTSFPRVEKENHSSFEECTRKPNTRTKVHERKIRSRITKRTVCNQEPSEAAASTDMKGYMDSLVEEIRSTRKDLLVWMTNEIKSSSKDNIITFKPSGTRNVKRQTVKTRKPPRKNPNNGKKRRSGRAIIKNREDESSDREPPATNEVVAQTNIVENIVTDAVSVEKVEKQKGKSSRVSNKKQKFDSSKTEDQTDKAVTGTANSCVTLPTVVSQKQVENSGRNPFEDSSVGIRTELNSYQQSFDPRAKQKDPFFTQNGMRDVSDYEQNTWASMGNGNGNGNGNGFSFQPSNGGIGMQNIPNHFGLQYLTQGNSRISGMFREPPGFSNGNHAFMETYGALNQHMKFNVQQGGVMGLQCPDIRMAAFNQGNMASK from the coding sequence ATGAGTGACCAGGATCAGAGTTTTCAGCGCAGGTGGGAGTTCAGAAGGGCTGAACACGATGTTGACTCATCGAGTGAGGATCACCACTCGAGACCAAGTTCTATAAGTGAGCCAAAACTTATGAACAAATTTTCCGAGGATAATACCAAGCAAGCAATGCTTAGTCCAACATCATTTCCTAGAGTAGAAAAAGAAAATCACTcgagttttgaagaatgtaCTCGAAAACCTAACACAAGAACCAAAGTGCACGAGAGAAAAATACGGTCTAGGATAACTAAGCGAACAGTCTGTAACCAAGAGCCGTCAGAGGCTGCTGCATCAACTGATATGAAAGGGTACATGGATTCATTGGTTGAAGAAATTAGAAGCACCCGAAAAGACTTGCTTGTATGGATGACTAACGAAATAAAGTCGTCCTCAAAGGATAATATCATTACATTCAAGCCTAGCGGGACTAGAAATGTGAAAAGGCAAACTGTCAAGACTCGAAAACCTCCAAGAAAAAACCCGAATAACGGTAAGAAGAGAAGATCAGGCCGTGCAATCATTAAGAATCGCGAAGATGAGTCTTCTGACAGGGAACCTCCTGCTACAAATGAAGTTGTCGCACAAACGAATATAGTAGAAAATATTGTGACTGACGCTGTTTCTGTCGAAAAGGTCGAGAAACAGAAAGGAAAGAGTTCGAGAGTGTCTAACAAGAAGCAGAAATTCGACAGTAGTAAAACTGAGGATCAGACTGATAAGGCAGTTACAGGTACTGCTAATAGTTGTGTGACACTGCCTACTGTCGTGTCCCAAAAACAAGTCGAAAACAGTGGGAGGAATCCATTTGAAGACAGTAGTGTTGGAATAAGAACCGAACTGAATTCGTATCAGCAGAGTTTTGATCCAAGAGCTAAGCAGAAAGATCCATTTTTTACCCAAAATGGTATGAGGGATGTGAGTGATTATGAACAGAATACATGGGCGAGTATGGGTAATGGTAACGGTAATGGAAATGGAAATGGGTTTTCGTTTCAACCATCGAATGGCGGTATTGGGATGCAAAATATTCCAAATCATTTTGGGCTTCAGTATCTTACTCAGGGAAATAGCAGAATTTCAGGAATGTTTAGGGAACCTCCGGGATTTTCTAATGGAAATCATGCTTTTATGGAAACTTATGGAGCTTTGAATCAACATATGAAGTTTAATGTTCAACAAGGGGGAGTCATGGGATTACAATGTCCTGATATCAGAATGGCAGCCTTCAACCAGGGAAATATGGCAAgtaaataa
- the LOC130807385 gene encoding uncharacterized protein LOC130807385 — translation MRKLCPNLEKEDALETILEVPIPEEMFNNLGSNVALRCQNMQSWMKAQTSDKWSSPVILGRLNELRFLLHHIGSPLIPLQVHIDKISRPVRDNSIQTSTAKYIVQQYIAATGGQTAISSIQSMCVIGHTKIGATAFHTGDQAVKGNNTDATGGFVLWQKNPDLWCLEFLVSGCKVFSGSNGKVSWRQSSNQASITTGPPRPLRRFLQGLDPKATANLFIDATCIGEKVINNEDCFILKLETSQALLDEQSGPKYEIIHHTLWGYFSQRSGLLLQFEDSRMLRLKNDVDNDDGDGVFWETSAESVIEDYRYVEGINIAHSGKTSVRVFRYGEHSANHQREIEETWKIDEVGFNIWGLNHDYFMPPRDVEVEVEI, via the exons ATGAGGAAATTGTGTCCGAATTTAGAAAAAGAAGATGCCCTGGAGACGATTTTGGAGGTACCGATTCCGGAAGAGATGTTCAACAATTTGGGCAGCAATGTAGCCTTACGTTGTCAGAATATGCAGTCATGGATGAAAGCTCAAACATCAGATAAATGGTCATCACCAGTTATTCTTGGACGACTGAATGAGCTTCGATTCCTTCTTCACCATATTGGTTCACCACTTATTCCTCTTCAGGTTCATATTGATAAGATTAGTCGTCCTGTTAGAGATAATTCCATT CAAACATCAACAGCAAAGTATATCGTACAACAATACATTGCAGCAACAGGAGGGCAAACAGCTATAAGCTCCATACAAAGTATGTGTGTAATAGGACATACTAAGATCGGCGCAACTGCATTTCATACGGGTGATCAAGCTGTCAAGGGAAACAACACTGATGCAACTGGGGGATTTGTACTATGGCAAAAGAATCCAGACCTGTGGTGTTTGGAATTTCTGGTTTCTGGCTGCAAAGTTTTCTCTGGAAGCAATGGAAAGGTCTCATGGAGGCAATCATCAAATCAAGCTTCTATTACTACTGGTCCTCCCAGACCCTTGCGTCGTTTCCTACAG GGCTTGGATCCAAAGGCGACAGCTAACTTGTTCATAGATGCAACTTGTATCGGtgagaaagtcatcaacaatgaGGATTGCTTCATCCTGAAGCTCGAGACAAGCCAAGCTTTACTCGATGAACAAAGCGGGCCAAAATATGAGATCATCCATCATACTTTGTGGGGATACTTCAGCCAAAGATCTGGACTCCTCCTCCAGTTTGAAGACTCGAGGATGCTCCGTTTAAAGAATGATGTCGACAATGATGATGGAGACGGTGTATTTTGGGAAACAAGTGCAGAGTCAGTGATTGAAGATTATAGGTATGTCGAGGGGATTAATATCGCCCACAGTGGCAAAACTTCTGTTAGGGTGTTTCGGTATGGGGAACATTCAGCTAATCATCAAAGGGAGATAGAAGAAACATGGAAGATTGATGAAGTTGGTTTTAACATTTGGGGTTTAAATCATGACTACTTCATGCCACCAAGAGATGTAGAAGTAGAGGTAGAGATTTAA
- the LOC130807386 gene encoding uncharacterized protein LOC130807386: MLLSPSISTLKTPIKLNNGIYRRNLPLSSSTLKVVSMAKGTSDETDGGIVQTIAIAGGLISTPVIAWSLYTLKTTGCGLPPGPGGSIGALEGVSYLAVVAIVGWSLYTKAKTGSGLPNGPFGLLGAVEGFSYLCLLAILVVFGLEFLQKGSLPGPLPTDQCFG, encoded by the coding sequence ATGTTGTTATCGCCATCAATTAGTACTCTCAAAACCCCAATAAAGCTTAACAATGGCATCTACAGAAGAAATCTCCCGCTTTCTTCATCAACCCTCAAGGTGGTTTCAATGGCGAAGGGCACAAGCGACGAGACTGACGGCGGAATAGTCCAGACAATAGCCATAGCCGGAGGATTGATCTCTACTCCCGTCATTGCTTGGTCACTCTACACTCTTAAAACTACTGGTTGTGGGCTCCCTCCTGGACCCGGTGGTTCAATTGGAGCCTTGGAGGGTGTTAGCTATTTGGCGGTGGTTGCCATTGTAGGATGGTCTTTGTACACTAAAGCTAAAACGGGTTCTGGTCTTCCTAATGGTCCTTTTGGTTTGCTTGGTGCTGTTGAAGGTTTCTCATACTTGTGCTTGCTCGCCATTCTTGTAGTGTTTGGATTAGAGTTCTTGCAGAAGGGTTCCCTCCCAGGTCCGCTCCCAACCGATCAATGTTTTGGGTAA
- the LOC130807387 gene encoding pentatricopeptide repeat-containing protein At4g36680, mitochondrial-like encodes MSISSSTKLIRQLSTAPSMSISKAKYKLRTEHDPDKALQIYSSVSDHCSNHVSSRYAQELTVQRLAKAQRFTDIETLIEAQKKDPKIKQEQFLCTLIRCYGKAGMYDHAINTYNQMEELGTPRTTASFNALLAACNHSRMFDNVPQLFDEMPKKYNFIPDKVSYGILVKSYCKKGEPEMGLKTLKEMEDKGIEITAVTFTTIMDSLYKKGKINDADHVWHEMVKKGCSIDVAAYNVRIGHVHSNQPEDVKALIEEMDALGLIPDMISYNHLLTSYCRNGRMDEAMKLYKDLEANGYKMKAATFRILISYLCINGDFDMGYAVFKRSVFHNKIPDFETLKILVEGLVAKKNKKDAKGLIRTVKKKFPPNVLNAWKKVEEELGLISQQSSPGTPVDQPTVVG; translated from the coding sequence atgtcaatttctaGCTCCACCAAacttattcgtcaattatcaacCGCTCCCTCAATGTCAATTTCCAAAGCAAAATATAAACTCAGAACAGAACATGACCCAGATAAAGCCTTACAAATCTATTCTTCTGTATCTGATCACTGCAGTAATCATGTCTCTTCTCGTTATGCACAAGAACTCACTGTGCAACGTCTTGCCAAAGCTCAGCGTTTTACTGACATTGAAACCCTAATTGAAGCCCAGAAAAAAGACcccaaaatcaagcaagaacaGTTTCTATGTACTTTAATAAGATGTTATGGTAAAGCAGGTATGTATGATCATGCTATTAACACCTATAATCAAATGGAAGAATTGGGTACTCCTAGAACAACTGCTTCTTTCAATGCTTTACTTGCTGCTTGTAATCATTCTAGAATGTTTGATAATGTCCCCCAactgtttgatgaaatgcccaaaaaatataattttattcctGATAAAGTTTCTTATGGGATTTTGGTAAAGTCTTATTGTAAGAAGGGTGAGCCTGAAATGGGTTTGAAAACTTTGAAGGAAATGGAGGATAAAGGAATTGAGATTACTGCTGTTACTTTTACAACTATAATGGATTCATTATACAAGAAAGGGAAGATTAATGATGCAGACCATGTTTGGCATGAGATGGTGAAGAAAGGGTGTTCTATTGATGTTGCTGCTTATAATGTTAGGATTGGTCATGTACATAGCAATCAGCCAGAGGATGTTAAGGCTTTGATTGAAGAAATGGATGCTTTGGGGTTGATACCAGATATGATTAGTTACAACCATTTGTTGACTAGCTATTGTAGGAATGGGAGGATGGATGAGGCTATGAAACTCTACAAAGATTTAGAGGCAAATGGGTATAAGATGAAAGCTGCCACATTTAGGATTTTGATTTCTTATTTGTGTATCAATGGAGATTTTGATATGGGTTATGCTGTGTTTAAGAGGAGTGTTTTTCATAACAAGATCCCTGATTTTGAGACATTGAAGATCTTGGTGGAAGGGTTGGTTGCCAAGAAGAATAAGAAGGATGCCAAAGGATTGATTAGGACTGTTAAGAAAAAATTTCCCCCTAATGTTTTGAATGCTTGGAAGAAAGTTGAGGAAGAACTTGGTTTGATTTCTCAACAATCTTCTCCTGGTACCCCTGTTGATCAGCCGACGGTTGTAGGATAG